In the genome of Bacteroidales bacterium, one region contains:
- a CDS encoding rhomboid family intramembrane serine protease → MSITLIFLIITGIISFSAFSNPKITSAFLFYPWSIKRENQWYRFITYAFVHGDFMHLLINMWVFYIFGSVVENSFIMIYGTNGKLYYILLYISGIIFSTFYSYARNKDNPNYSALGASGGVSAITFAYIFIFPLSSLYIFPFPFRIPAIVFGVLYLIYSWLMAKRGKDNIGHDAHFFGALYGIVFMIILDYRFAILFWNTVF, encoded by the coding sequence ATGAGCATTACTCTAATTTTCTTAATTATAACGGGAATTATATCATTTTCTGCATTCAGCAACCCAAAAATAACTAGTGCATTTTTATTTTATCCATGGAGTATCAAAAGAGAGAACCAATGGTATCGTTTTATTACTTACGCTTTTGTACATGGCGATTTTATGCATTTACTCATAAACATGTGGGTTTTTTATATTTTTGGCAGTGTGGTGGAAAATAGTTTTATCATGATTTATGGAACTAATGGAAAGTTATATTACATTCTTTTATATATAAGCGGTATTATTTTTTCCACGTTTTATTCTTATGCTCGAAACAAGGACAATCCGAACTATTCAGCTCTTGGCGCATCGGGAGGTGTTTCGGCAATTACATTTGCATATATTTTTATTTTCCCATTATCATCTTTATATATTTTTCCATTTCCGTTTAGAATCCCGGCAATTGTTTTTGGAGTTTTATATTTGATTTATTCATGGCTTATGGCAAAAAGAGGAAAAGACAATATTGGACATGATGCACATTTTTTTGGAGCCTTATATGGCATTGTTTTTATGATAATTTTAGATTATCGCTTTGCTATACTGTTTTGGAATACCGTTTTTTAA
- a CDS encoding AraC family transcriptional regulator — protein MTASLYLYLFVALFVTTSIFGLLFLTQFSEKRETMRNYRIAKRLLAIAFFCVAIGNLAEILGYTGKPIDTSSQDFFLTQIVTLSIGVTQAFILTLVCVLLLDIRSVDSKKLKIQIFVIVLYVFAAVATYILLPISASKISILYLSAAYCVILVYFTNYFIRRYRAFRLAMDNFYSDDVADRMRWIAVAFYGALGTGVFALIFIQFPFFELSVAFNLFLLCFYTFFGIKLLNYPWQFEIIEAPMAEKINDEQIQEEQNSITKAISYGDVSHFNSDKTIENWVEEKHFLKSGITMDDLAKFLGTNRTYISSCFNTEKGISFRQWINFLRIDEAKHIIVDNPKITMVELASRLGYADTSTFFRQFKAKEGIQPSAWKQENLPN, from the coding sequence ATGACTGCATCGCTTTATCTCTATTTATTTGTAGCGTTATTTGTAACTACTTCTATTTTTGGGTTGCTTTTTCTTACGCAATTTAGCGAAAAAAGAGAAACAATGCGCAATTACCGTATTGCGAAACGATTATTAGCAATAGCATTCTTTTGTGTTGCAATAGGTAACTTAGCTGAAATTTTAGGCTATACAGGCAAGCCTATTGATACTTCAAGTCAAGATTTTTTTCTTACACAAATAGTAACACTCTCAATTGGCGTTACACAAGCGTTTATACTTACGCTTGTTTGTGTGTTGTTGTTAGATATTAGAAGTGTTGATTCAAAAAAATTGAAAATACAAATATTTGTAATTGTTTTGTATGTCTTTGCTGCTGTGGCAACTTATATTCTGTTACCAATATCGGCTTCAAAAATTTCGATATTATATCTTAGTGCAGCATATTGTGTTATACTTGTTTATTTTACAAATTATTTTATACGACGCTATCGAGCTTTCCGCCTAGCGATGGATAACTTTTATTCAGACGATGTTGCAGATCGTATGCGTTGGATTGCTGTCGCATTCTATGGAGCACTTGGAACAGGAGTGTTTGCTCTTATTTTTATTCAGTTTCCTTTTTTTGAGTTGAGTGTTGCATTCAATCTTTTCTTACTTTGTTTTTATACGTTTTTTGGTATAAAACTGCTAAATTATCCATGGCAGTTTGAAATAATAGAAGCGCCAATGGCAGAAAAAATCAACGACGAACAAATACAAGAAGAGCAAAATAGCATAACCAAAGCTATATCTTACGGCGATGTATCTCACTTTAATAGCGACAAAACTATAGAAAATTGGGTAGAAGAAAAGCATTTTTTAAAGTCAGGAATTACAATGGATGATTTGGCAAAGTTTTTAGGCACAAATCGCACCTATATATCGTCTTGTTTCAACACCGAAAAGGGTATTTCCTTCCGACAATGGATTAATTTTTTAAGAATAGATGAAGCAAAACACATAATAGTTGATAACCCAAAAATAACAATGGTAGAGCTTGCCTCTCGTTTGGGTTACGCTGATACAAGCACATTTTTTCGTCAATTTAAAGCAAAAGAAGGAATTCAACCATCTGCTTGGAAACAAGAAAACTTACCAAATTAA
- a CDS encoding glutamine synthetase, protein MKEKFDLNPNPLVQYLKKEPKDFTAEDIISYIKDNEIEMLNFHYIGGDGRIKTLNFVVTGEEQLRQLLLSGERVDGSSLFPYMESGSSDLYVVPKFRTAFVNPFTNLPTIGMFCRYFDKDGQPMENSPENILIRAHENLVKKTGYTMHAMGELEYYIISEKEDLFQAVDQKGYHESAPFTKWEDLRKEAMLYIAQMGGKIKYGHSEVGNFSDENYNYEQNEIEFLPTDIVEAAEQLILGKWILRSLAYRYGASLSFAPKITVGKAGSGLHIHMKLLKDGKAVMSNEAGLTDIAKRSIAGIMDLSASLTAFGNTVPTSYLRLVPHQEAPTNICWGDRNRSVAVRVPLGWTGEGAKMISVANPNTKPSEINYYEKQTYEFRCPDGSADIYLLLAGLTVAVTHGLTDKDALKKAEDTYVNVNIFHEEHKAVAERLKKLPISCVASAKELEKHKDFYLADNVFTERVIDSLVEKLSSYNDDGLSEKLFELPEEKRVKAISDLVNKYIDC, encoded by the coding sequence ATGAAAGAAAAATTTGACTTAAATCCAAATCCATTGGTACAATACCTTAAGAAAGAACCAAAAGATTTTACTGCTGAAGATATTATTTCCTATATTAAAGATAATGAAATTGAAATGCTTAATTTTCATTACATTGGTGGAGACGGTAGAATCAAAACATTAAACTTTGTTGTTACTGGAGAAGAACAATTAAGGCAATTATTGCTTTCTGGAGAAAGAGTTGACGGAAGTTCTTTATTTCCTTACATGGAAAGTGGATCAAGTGATTTATACGTGGTGCCTAAATTCAGAACTGCTTTTGTTAACCCATTTACAAATCTTCCAACTATTGGAATGTTTTGTCGTTATTTTGACAAAGACGGACAGCCAATGGAAAACAGCCCTGAAAATATTCTCATTCGCGCACATGAAAATTTGGTTAAAAAAACAGGATACACCATGCATGCAATGGGTGAATTAGAATATTATATTATTAGTGAAAAAGAGGATTTGTTCCAAGCTGTTGACCAAAAAGGATATCATGAGTCTGCTCCTTTTACAAAATGGGAAGATTTAAGAAAAGAAGCAATGCTTTATATTGCCCAAATGGGTGGAAAAATAAAATACGGACATTCAGAAGTAGGAAATTTTAGTGATGAAAACTATAATTATGAGCAAAATGAAATAGAATTTTTACCTACAGATATTGTAGAAGCTGCTGAACAATTAATTTTAGGAAAATGGATTTTAAGAAGTCTTGCTTATAGGTATGGTGCTTCGCTTAGCTTTGCTCCAAAAATAACTGTTGGAAAAGCTGGTAGTGGACTACACATACACATGAAGCTACTTAAAGATGGAAAAGCAGTTATGAGCAATGAGGCTGGACTTACCGATATTGCAAAACGTTCAATTGCCGGAATTATGGATTTATCGGCATCGCTTACTGCTTTCGGAAATACTGTTCCAACAAGTTATTTGAGATTAGTACCTCATCAAGAAGCTCCTACAAATATTTGCTGGGGAGACCGTAACCGTTCTGTAGCGGTTCGTGTTCCATTAGGCTGGACTGGCGAAGGTGCTAAAATGATTTCTGTTGCAAATCCAAACACAAAGCCTAGCGAAATTAACTATTATGAAAAACAAACTTATGAATTCCGCTGCCCAGATGGATCTGCCGATATTTATTTGTTGCTTGCAGGACTTACAGTTGCGGTTACACATGGATTAACAGACAAAGATGCTCTTAAAAAAGCAGAAGACACTTATGTTAATGTTAATATTTTCCATGAAGAACATAAGGCTGTTGCAGAACGACTAAAAAAACTTCCTATTTCATGTGTTGCTTCTGCTAAAGAACTTGAAAAACATAAAGACTTCTATCTTGCTGATAATGTTTTTACAGAAAGAGTTATAGATTCGCTTGTAGAAAAACTTTCAAGTTATAACGATGACGGTTTAAGCGAAAAACTATTTGAATTACCAGAAGAAAAAAGAGTAAAAGCTATTAGCGATTTGGTAAATAAATATATAGATTGCTAG
- a CDS encoding FtsX-like permease family protein yields the protein MNKLRTILTISGITIGIFSVIVVFTVVDSMKNQIESSIESLGSNIVFVQKWPWVFGEIDWWDYVKRPQPTMEDLKAIESKSSTVRHAAISVYSLSNVEADGVSTEETVIYGVSEKFNKVFPIEVENGRYFSLSEFNNGTPVCILGASIAEFLFKNKNPIDKQIKIFNKKVKVIGVLEKEGENPMSGSRDNDVIVTYNFLGKFINIRDEMDAGSQIVLTAHKNVPLEEMIYEVKGILRSAHALKPTAPDDFSINEPSLLEEGMSKFFGIFTIAGWIIGGFSLLVGGFGIANIMFVSVHERTGMIGIQKSLGAKNSFIMGQFLVEAISLSLIGGILGLLLVWILSLIASSVINFSFVLTWHNIAIGLFVSVLIGFIAGFIPAWRASHLDPVEAIRQN from the coding sequence GTGAATAAGCTTAGAACAATATTGACAATTTCGGGCATAACCATTGGGATTTTCTCCGTAATAGTTGTTTTTACTGTTGTAGATTCTATGAAAAACCAGATAGAGTCTAGCATAGAATCTCTTGGCTCAAATATAGTTTTTGTTCAAAAATGGCCCTGGGTTTTTGGAGAGATAGATTGGTGGGACTATGTTAAACGACCACAGCCAACAATGGAAGACTTAAAAGCAATTGAAAGCAAAAGTTCTACTGTAAGGCACGCAGCCATAAGTGTATATTCTCTTAGCAATGTTGAGGCAGATGGCGTATCAACAGAAGAAACAGTTATTTATGGTGTATCTGAAAAATTTAATAAGGTTTTTCCAATTGAAGTTGAAAATGGGCGGTATTTTAGCCTTAGTGAATTTAACAACGGTACTCCTGTTTGCATCTTGGGAGCATCTATAGCAGAATTTCTTTTTAAAAATAAAAATCCAATAGATAAACAAATAAAAATTTTCAATAAAAAAGTAAAAGTTATTGGAGTTTTGGAAAAAGAAGGTGAAAACCCTATGTCGGGAAGCAGGGATAACGATGTGATTGTAACATATAATTTTTTAGGAAAATTTATTAATATAAGGGATGAAATGGACGCTGGCTCACAAATTGTATTAACAGCACACAAAAATGTGCCTTTAGAAGAGATGATTTATGAGGTAAAAGGTATTCTTCGCTCTGCACATGCTTTAAAACCAACAGCTCCAGACGATTTTTCAATAAATGAACCGAGTTTGTTAGAAGAAGGAATGTCTAAATTTTTTGGCATTTTTACTATAGCGGGTTGGATTATTGGTGGATTTTCCTTGTTGGTTGGCGGCTTTGGAATTGCAAATATTATGTTTGTTTCCGTTCATGAACGCACAGGCATGATTGGCATTCAAAAATCGTTGGGAGCAAAAAATTCTTTTATTATGGGGCAGTTTCTTGTTGAAGCAATAAGTCTTAGCTTAATTGGTGGCATATTAGGATTGCTCTTAGTTTGGATTTTATCTTTAATAGCTTCGTCTGTAATTAATTTTAGCTTTGTTTTAACATGGCACAACATTGCAATTGGACTATTTGTTTCTGTTTTAATTGGATTTATTGCAGGATTTATTCCGGCTTGGAGAGCTTCTCATCTCGACCCCGTAGAAGCCATCAGACAAAACTAA
- a CDS encoding PKD domain-containing protein, with amino-acid sequence TTTLTNGEGVYCVLTSDLSCVVSSTATSNTINTTVNPNKPVSVSIAANSGTTICAGTSVTFTANATNGGSAPTYQWKVNGGNVGSNSATYTNASLSDGDTVTCVLTSNATCATGSPATSDNLIMTVNPNLPVSVSISANPGTTICAGQSVKFTANPTNGGSSPSYQWKVNGTNVGTSATYTTTSLLNGDVVTCVLTSNATCATGNPATSGPLTLTVNEAPSITAQPAASTIGEGGNTSFSVIATGAGLTYQWQVSTNSGSTYTDITAAGTNPAYSGWTSSTLNLTGVVPANNNNLYRCIVSGTCTPSITSNAALLTVNTAPAITSQPANASVCAGSNTSFTIAATGSITSYQWQVSTDGGNTYTNITAAGTNPVYSGWTTTTLSVNGVVASNNNYRYRCEVVGTVLPNAISNAAILTVNTAPAITSQPANASICAGSNTSFTVAASGTVTTYQWQVSIGGGAYTNITAAGTNPAYSGWTTSTLGLTGAVATNNGNKYRCIVSGPCTPNATSNEGTLTVVSNVTPSISIAANSGTTICASTSVTFTATPTNEGATPTYQWKLNGGNVGENSATYTNASLANGDVVSCVLTSSETCVTNSTATSNTVTMTVTDNVTPSISIATSKTSICDGESVSFNATPINGGATPIYQWKLNGDEVGENSATYTNALLANGDVVSCVLTSSATCVTNDTATSNTVTMTVADNVTPTVSIATIETSICSGQSVTFTATPTNEGSTPVYQWYVNSVGVGLGNATYTSTTLANGDVVSCVLTSNETCVTSNTATSNDITMTVATNVTPSISIEATPGNTICAGTSVTFTSTSTYGGSTPEYQWQLNGSDVGTGGSTYSNNSLVNGDVVSCVLTSNSTCVTTTTATSNNITMTVIANVTPSISIATGKTSICDGESVTFTATPINGGSSPSYQWLLNGGNVGTGATYTSTTLANSDVVSCILTSSVTCVTSDTATSNTVTMTVADNVTPSINIAADLGNTICSGELVTFTATPTNGGTNPVYQWMVNGVNVGSNSDTYTSFTLGDGNNVSCQLTSNAACATTTTATSNTVTMTVTNNVTPSIVIAASETSICSGELVTFTATPTNGGTAPTYQWKLNGLDVGENSDTYTNALLADGDVVTCVLTSSITCVTENNVTSNSVIMAVTESVAVSLSVDASETSICSGELVTFTATPTNGGINPVYQWTINGNEVGIDSNEFSSDALLNGDVVACTVTSDLVCATSPATESVTMSVTETINASIEVIASPFASVCEGTSMSFSTNITNGGTNPTYQWFVNNVDVGVSESTFAPSTLNNGDKVKCILTSNATCVANSTVSSEVLNVTISPATVGGSMSSMQTEVCQGESTGMIILSENIGDVLTWQRSIDGGAWTDIPETEGFGSFSEVTDVAGAWEYRAVVQSGQCDVEYSASTIINVFAIPTASFTYEANGLTVSFTNTSINATSYKWTFGDGATSTEENPTHVYTTAKAYNVSLVAYNGTTCQSETSMSIEVESSIIEFAGSSISLYPNPSNGIVNIELLGNNKGNLYVEVYDVIGKLIKTEDLSKMKQRSVVTLDLSNVEPGVYNIKFINEESTITHKVVIEK; translated from the coding sequence CAACAACTACTCTAACAAATGGAGAAGGAGTATATTGTGTATTAACATCTGATTTATCATGTGTTGTTAGCTCAACAGCTACATCTAATACTATTAACACAACAGTAAATCCAAATAAACCAGTATCAGTAAGCATTGCTGCAAATTCAGGCACTACAATTTGTGCTGGCACATCAGTAACCTTTACTGCAAACGCAACTAATGGAGGTTCTGCTCCAACCTATCAATGGAAGGTTAATGGAGGCAATGTAGGCTCGAATAGTGCAACATATACTAATGCATCATTATCGGACGGTGATACAGTAACTTGTGTTCTTACCTCAAATGCAACTTGTGCAACTGGCAGCCCAGCAACTTCCGATAATCTAATAATGACAGTAAATCCAAATTTGCCAGTATCAGTAAGTATTTCTGCAAATCCTGGTACTACAATTTGTGCAGGTCAATCTGTAAAATTTACCGCAAATCCAACCAATGGAGGTTCTTCTCCTTCTTATCAATGGAAAGTTAATGGCACTAATGTTGGAACAAGTGCAACATATACAACAACATCTTTATTAAATGGTGATGTTGTAACCTGTGTTCTTACTTCCAATGCGACTTGTGCAACCGGCAATCCTGCAACATCGGGTCCGTTAACACTTACTGTGAATGAAGCTCCAAGTATTACCGCTCAACCAGCAGCTTCTACTATTGGAGAAGGAGGTAATACAAGTTTTAGTGTAATAGCAACCGGTGCAGGATTGACTTATCAATGGCAAGTATCGACAAATAGTGGAAGTACATATACAGATATCACTGCAGCAGGCACAAATCCTGCTTATTCGGGGTGGACCTCTTCAACTCTTAATTTAACAGGCGTAGTGCCAGCTAATAATAATAACTTATATAGATGCATTGTTTCTGGAACTTGTACTCCTTCTATTACATCAAATGCAGCATTATTAACTGTAAATACAGCACCAGCAATTACTTCTCAACCAGCAAATGCAAGTGTTTGTGCAGGATCTAATACATCATTTACAATTGCCGCAACAGGATCAATAACATCTTATCAATGGCAGGTATCAACAGATGGCGGGAATACATATACAAATATTACCGCAGCAGGCACAAATCCTGTTTATTCTGGATGGACAACAACAACCCTTAGCGTGAATGGTGTGGTAGCTTCTAATAATAACTATCGCTATCGTTGCGAAGTTGTAGGGACTGTCCTGCCTAATGCTATTTCAAATGCTGCAATATTGACAGTAAACACAGCACCAGCAATTACTTCTCAACCTGCAAATGCAAGTATTTGTGCAGGATCTAATACATCATTTACAGTTGCAGCATCTGGAACTGTAACAACTTACCAATGGCAAGTTTCAATAGGAGGAGGAGCATATACAAATATTACCGCAGCAGGCACAAATCCTGCTTATTCTGGATGGACAACCTCAACCCTTGGACTTACGGGAGCTGTTGCTACTAATAATGGAAATAAATACAGATGTATAGTTTCCGGACCATGTACCCCAAATGCAACATCTAATGAAGGAACTTTAACTGTTGTAAGCAATGTAACACCAAGTATAAGTATTGCTGCAAATTCTGGCACCACAATTTGTGCTAGTACTTCTGTAACTTTTACCGCAACCCCAACCAACGAAGGGGCAACGCCAACGTATCAATGGAAGCTTAATGGAGGCAATGTAGGAGAAAATAGTGCAACCTATACTAATGCTTCGTTAGCAAATGGCGATGTTGTATCTTGTGTTCTTACATCAAGTGAAACTTGCGTAACGAATAGTACTGCAACAAGTAATACTGTAACCATGACTGTTACAGACAACGTAACGCCAAGTATAAGTATTGCTACAAGCAAAACTTCTATTTGTGATGGAGAATCAGTAAGCTTTAATGCAACACCGATTAATGGTGGTGCAACACCAATTTATCAATGGAAACTTAATGGAGACGAAGTGGGAGAAAATAGTGCAACCTATACCAATGCATTATTAGCAAATGGTGATGTTGTATCTTGTGTTCTTACATCAAGTGCGACTTGTGTAACAAATGATACAGCAACAAGTAATACTGTAACCATGACTGTTGCAGATAATGTAACACCAACAGTAAGTATTGCTACAATCGAAACTTCAATTTGTTCAGGGCAATCAGTAACTTTTACTGCAACCCCAACCAATGAAGGCTCTACACCAGTATATCAATGGTATGTAAATAGTGTTGGAGTAGGATTAGGCAATGCAACATATACTAGTACAACATTAGCAAATGGTGATGTTGTATCTTGTGTTCTTACATCAAACGAAACTTGCGTAACAAGTAATACAGCAACAAGTAATGATATAACAATGACTGTTGCAACTAATGTAACGCCAAGTATAAGCATTGAAGCAACTCCTGGCAATACTATTTGTGCTGGAACATCAGTAACCTTTACCTCAACCTCAACCTATGGAGGCTCTACACCAGAATATCAATGGCAGCTTAATGGTTCGGATGTGGGAACAGGTGGTTCAACATATAGTAATAATTCATTAGTAAATGGTGATGTAGTATCTTGTGTTCTTACATCAAATTCTACTTGTGTAACAACTACAACAGCAACAAGTAATAATATAACAATGACTGTTATAGCTAATGTAACGCCAAGTATAAGTATTGCTACAGGCAAAACCTCTATTTGTGATGGTGAATCAGTAACCTTTACCGCAACCCCAATCAATGGAGGTTCATCTCCTTCTTATCAATGGTTGCTCAACGGAGGAAATGTGGGAACAGGTGCTACATATACCAGCACAACATTAGCAAATAGTGATGTTGTGTCTTGTATTCTTACATCAAGTGTGACTTGTGTAACAAGTGATACAGCAACAAGTAATACTGTAACCATGACAGTTGCAGATAATGTAACACCAAGTATAAACATTGCAGCAGATCTTGGCAACACAATTTGTTCTGGTGAATTAGTAACCTTTACTGCAACCCCAACCAATGGAGGAACAAACCCAGTATATCAATGGATGGTAAATGGAGTAAATGTTGGCTCTAATAGCGACACATATACTTCTTTTACATTAGGAGATGGAAACAATGTAAGTTGTCAATTAACATCTAATGCAGCTTGTGCAACAACTACAACAGCAACAAGTAATACTGTAACCATGACTGTTACAAACAACGTAACACCAAGTATAGTTATTGCTGCAAGTGAAACCTCTATTTGTTCCGGTGAATTAGTAACCTTTACTGCAACCCCAACCAATGGAGGAACAGCCCCTACTTATCAATGGAAACTTAATGGATTGGACGTAGGAGAAAACAGTGATACATATACCAATGCATTATTAGCAGATGGCGATGTAGTAACCTGTGTTCTCACATCAAGCATAACCTGTGTAACAGAAAACAATGTTACATCCAATAGTGTAATAATGGCTGTTACCGAAAGTGTTGCTGTAAGTCTAAGCGTTGATGCAAGTGAAACTTCTATTTGTTCCGGTGAATTAGTAACCTTTACCGCAACACCAACTAATGGTGGCATAAACCCTGTATATCAATGGACAATAAATGGAAATGAAGTTGGTATAGATAGTAATGAGTTTAGCTCAGATGCATTGTTAAATGGCGATGTTGTTGCTTGTACAGTAACATCTGATCTTGTTTGTGCAACAAGTCCAGCTACAGAAAGTGTAACAATGAGTGTTACAGAAACTATTAATGCAAGTATTGAGGTTATTGCTTCTCCATTTGCATCAGTTTGTGAAGGAACTTCAATGTCTTTTAGCACAAATATTACAAATGGTGGTACAAATCCAACTTATCAATGGTTTGTAAACAATGTAGATGTTGGTGTTAGCGAAAGTACTTTTGCACCAAGCACACTTAATAATGGAGATAAAGTGAAGTGTATTTTAACATCTAATGCTACTTGTGTTGCAAATAGCACAGTTTCTTCAGAAGTTTTAAATGTTACAATTTCTCCAGCAACAGTAGGAGGCTCAATGAGCAGTATGCAAACAGAAGTTTGCCAAGGAGAATCTACAGGTATGATTATATTAAGTGAAAACATTGGAGATGTTTTAACATGGCAACGCAGCATTGATGGCGGCGCATGGACAGATATACCAGAAACAGAAGGCTTTGGATCATTCTCTGAAGTTACAGATGTAGCTGGTGCATGGGAATACAGAGCAGTTGTTCAAAGTGGACAATGCGATGTAGAATACTCTGCTTCAACAATAATCAATGTTTTTGCTATACCAACAGCATCATTTACATATGAAGCGAATGGCTTAACAGTTTCCTTTACAAATACATCAATAAATGCAACATCCTATAAATGGACATTTGGAGATGGAGCTACTTCAACAGAAGAAAATCCAACTCATGTTTATACTACTGCAAAAGCATATAATGTGTCATTAGTTGCATATAACGGAACAACATGCCAAAGTGAAACCTCAATGTCTATAGAAGTAGAATCATCTATCATAGAATTTGCAGGATCAAGTATTTCTTTATATCCAAATCCTTCTAATGGTATTGTAAACATTGAATTATTAGGAAATAACAAAGGAAACTTATATGTTGAAGTATATGATGTTATAGGCAAATTAATAAAAACAGAAGATTTGTCTAAAATGAAACAAAGAAGCGTTGTTACTTTAGACTTAAGCAATGTTGAGCCAGGCGTTTATAATATTAAATTTATAAATGAGGAAAGCACAATTACTCATAAGGTAGTTATTGAGAAATAG